One window from the genome of Kluyveromyces marxianus DMKU3-1042 DNA, complete genome, chromosome 3 encodes:
- the CDC28 gene encoding cyclin-dependent serine/threonine-protein kinase CDC28 has protein sequence MSELTNYKRLEKVGEGTYGVVYKAVDLRHQNRIVAMKKIRLESEDEGVPSTAIREISLLKELKDDNIVRLYDIVHSDAHKLYLVFEFLDLDLKRYMESVPKDQPLGSNIIKKFMMQLCKGIAYCHAHRIIHRDLKPQNLLINRDGNLKLGDFGLARAFGVPLRAYTHEIVTLWYRAPEVLLGGKQYSTGVDVWSIGCIFAEMCNRKPLFSGDSEIDQIFKIFRVLGTPNERTWPDIVYLPDFKTTFPKWNRRDLSEVIPSLDANGIDLLDKLITYDPIHRISAKRAVQHPYFKDE, from the coding sequence ATGTCTGAACTAACGAATTATAAGAGGCTCGAGAAAGTCGGTGAAGGTACCTATGGTGTTGTTTACAAGGCGGTAGACTTGCGTCATCAAAATCGGATTGTGGcgatgaaaaaaattagatTAGAATCCGAAGACGAAGGTGTTCCCAGCACAGCAATTCGTGAGATTTCTTTATTGAAGGAGCTGAAAGACGATAATATTGTGAGACTCTATGACATTGTGCATTCGGATGCGCACAAGCTATATTTGGTGTTTGAGTTTTTAGATCTGGATTTAAAACGATACATGGAGTCAGTTCCTAAGGACCAGCCATTGGGCTCtaatatcatcaagaaattcatGATGCAGTTATGTAAGGGTATTGCATACTGTCACGCTCATAGAATTATCCACCGTGATTTGAAACCACAGAATCTATTAATCAATAGAGATGGAAACCTAAAACTCGGAGATTTTGGTCTTGCTAGAGCGTTTGGAGTGCCATTGAGGGCTTATACTCACGAGATTGTTACTCTATGGTACAGAGCTCCAGAAGTGCTCTTAGGAGGCAAGCAGTATAGTACAGGTGTTGATGTATGGTCTATTGGGTGTATATTCGCTGAGATGTGCAACAGAAAGCCGCTTTTCAGTGGGGACAGTGAAATTGACCAGATATTCAAGATATTCAGGGTTCTTGGTACTCCAAATGAAAGAACCTGGCCCGATATTGTGTACCTACCAGATTTCAAGACAACGTTCCCCAAATGGAACCGTCGGGACTTATCTGAAGTAATCCCATCGTTGGATGCCAATGGAATTGATCTTTTGGATAAATTAATTACGTACGACCCAATTCATCGTATAAGCGCCAAGAGAGCAGTGCAACATCCCTACTTCAAGGACGAGTga
- the LEE1 gene encoding Lee1p, translating to MKKHSRPGSRTRHDFNRSRHSHSHSSSAGNNSSNINNSGMNSNGENDKYDGSSSVVEHGSPEQGFSSQQQKAIIEHLLITKNSAPKKDYSHVPCKFFVQGNCQAGDSCPFSHDLNSAVSEQTCKYFQKGNCKFGMKCANAHVLPNGTRLNPRRSSLPNAANSNSSSNPNSNPNSNSNGISNSISNKHHNSGNIVAGSARAEHMSGPGLAPALPAYRTTFTTISKQQQQQQQQQQQQQQQQQQQFSTPITNSSSSFMWTSEQTSPINYSNLVSNEVMQNSEFIGNNTYAMEGPNTPQMFTYSYEAPSSAQSNTYAYPTRYSEYTSPNSHYGPTELQLEETLLPNELSDLLTPNENRRRESFNKASTMTTKPLSAPNSFSSSSASEPRLSYSSSSSSSDFAWRNLTSSNQNIEYWQNLEQLENNLNRFKIEEQDEDKLNANTYHLSHESASPHQANMVPNSQGFPAHARSNASGDTQFMFDDLHGGIY from the coding sequence ATGAAGAAGCATTCTCGGCCTGGGTCTAGGACTAGACACGATTTCAACAGATCAAGACACAGTCATAGccattcttcttccgctGGTAACAATAGCAGCAACATTAACAACAGCGGTATGAATTCCAACGGTGAGAATGATAAATATGATGGTAGTAGCTCTGTTGTTGAGCATGGATCACCCGAACAAGGGTTTAGTTCTCAGCAGCAGAAGGCCATTATCGAACACTTATTGATTACGAAAAATTCTGCTCCTAAGAAGGATTATTCGCATGTGCCATGCAAGTTTTTTGTGCAAGGGAACTGTCAAGCGGGTGATTCCTGTCCCTTTTCCCACGATTTGAACAGTGCTGTCAGCGAACAGACATGCAAGTATTTCCAGAAGGGTAATTGCAAATTTGGGATGAAATGTGCTAATGCACACGTTCTACCCAATGGCACAAGACTCAACCCACGGAGGTCCTCTTTGCCAAATGCGGCTAATTCGAATTCCAGTTCCAATCCTAATTCCAATCctaattctaattccaATGGTATTTCCAATTCGATTTCTAATAAGCACCACAACTCGGGTAATATTGTCGCAGGATCCGCAAGAGCAGAACATATGTCGGGGCCAGGCTTGGCTCCAGCTTTGCCTGCTTATCGAACAACATTCACCACAATATCgaaacagcaacaacaacaacaacaacaacaacagcagcagcagcagcaacaacaacaacagttTTCGACACCGATTACAAACTCCTCGAGTTCCTTTATGTGGACTTCAGAACAAACTTCGCCCATCAATTACAGCAATTTGGTTTCAAATGAAGTTATGCAAAACTCTGAATTTATTGGCAATAACACCTACGCTATGGAGGGGCCAAACACTCCGCAGATGTTCACATATAGTTATGAAGCTCCATCAAGCGCTCAAAGTAACACATATGCTTACCCTACTAGGTATTCGGAATACACAAGCCCAAACTCTCATTATGGACCTACCGAGCTTCAGCTAGAAGAGACCCTTTTGCCCAATGAATTGTCTGACTTGCTAACtccaaatgaaaatagaCGCAGGGAATCGTTTAACAAAGCCTCCACAATGACGACTAAGCCGCTCTCTGCACCTaattcattttcttcttcttcagccaGTGAGCCAAGACTCtcttactcttcttcctcttcaagCTCTGACTTTGCCTGGCGCAACCTGACAAGCTCGAACCAAAACATCGAGTATTGGCAAAATCTAGAGCAATTAGAGAATAACTTAAACAGGTTTAAGATAGAAGAACAGGATGAAGATAAGCTTAATGCTAATACTTATCACTTGTCACATGAGTCAGCTAGCCCACATCAGGCGAACATGGTACCTAATTCTCAAGGTTTCCCTGCGCATGCACGCAGTAATGCTTCAGGTGATACACAATTCATGTTTGATGATTTACATGGAGGCATCTACTAA
- the IFA38 gene encoding ketoreductase has protein sequence MTTLVEQLYNIDKLRECKYLNAAAWVVFTFGVSKVLFLSLNFAKMLLDLFVIPGPNFKKYGKGKGAYAVVTGASDGIGKEYAKQLGKRGFNLILISRTESKLVALKQEIENECKIDVKTLAIDVSADTKENYALIREVCSGLPVTVLINNVGKSHSIPVPFDETEESELRDIITINNTATLMITQTLLPQLKASVKTLKCRGLILTMGSFGGLLPTPFLATYSGSKAFLQSWSNALAGELSRDSIDVELVLSYLVTSAMSKIRRSSALIPNPKNFVKSALNSIGKRGGAQERYATTTPYWSHAFYHFIIVNTVGVYSKIANSINYSFHLSIRKRALKKAARQAKKE, from the coding sequence ATGACTACTCTAGTTGAACAATTATACAACATAGATAAATTGCGCGAATGCAAGTATCTAAATGCTGCAGCATGGGTGGTGTTTACGTTCGGTGTGTCAAAGGTCTTGTTTTTGTCCTTAAACTTCGCTAAGATGCTTTTGGACCTTTTTGTTATTCCAGGTCCtaacttcaagaaatacGGTAAGGGTAAGGGTGCCTATGCTGTGGTTACTGGTGCCAGTGATGGTATCGGTAAGGAGTACGCAAAACAATTGGGTAAACGTGGTTTCaacttgattttgatcAGCAGAACTGAATCTAAGTTGGTAGCTTTAAAGCAAGAAATCGAGAATGAATGTAAGATTGATGTCAAGACTTTAGCTATTGATGTCAGCGCAGACACCAAGGAAAACTATGCTTTAATCAGAGAAGTTTGTTCTGGCCTACCTGTTACTGTCTTGATCAATAACGTTGGTAAATCTCACTCTATTCCAGTTCCATTTGATGAAACTGAAGAATCCGAATTGAGAGATATTATTACCATCAACAACACTGCTACTTTGATGATAACTCAAACTTTGCTACCACAATTGAAAGCTAGTGTTAAGACTTTGAAGTGTCGCGGGTTGATTTTGACGATGGGTTCCTTCGGTGGGTTACTCCCAACTCCATTCTTGGCTACTTACAGTGGTTCTAAGGCATTTCTCCAGAGTTGGTCTAATGCTTTAGCCGGAGAACTATCCAGAGACTCTATTGATGTTGAATTGGTTTTGTCCTACTTGGTTACAAGTGCCATGTCCAAGATTAGAAGATCAAGTGCTCTCATTCCTAACCCTAAGAACTTTGTTAAATCTGCTTTGAACTCCATTGGAAAACGCGGTGGTGCCCAAGAGCGTTATGCTACCACTACTCCTTACTGGTCTCATGCTTTCTACCACTTTATTATTGTCAACACTGTAGGCGTTTACTCTAAGATAGCTAATAGCATTAACTACTCTTTCCATTTGAGTATCAGAAAGAGAGCCTTGAAGAAGGCTGCGAGACAAgcgaagaaagaataa
- the LGE1 gene encoding Lge1p, translating into MSEHSDRGSSYRSGGSYGGGYGGYNHSGYRYQQNGSSGNHRGGPRYRSNYRQDGYYNNQDYNQQEGYGYTQPQSQPQSQPHNHNHNHNHHPPSHNAHGAHRQSYWRGSYHPYRHNDNRYNANHNYRRSPPSQQDMRTPTPTSATHQNSPYTGAEEFNKKFVIPKDESPFLYMIHSAGSRTTKLKEIYKENDEIDNKIEELKIKLFRDELELGLMSTQCEKDALNVQLTQEKLDSLLMN; encoded by the coding sequence ATGAGTGAGCATAGTGATAGAGGATCAAGCTACAGATCTGGTGGAAGCTACGGCGGAGGGTACGGCGGATACAATCATTCTGGATATCGTTACCAACAGAATGGTAGTAGTGGAAACCATAGAGGCGGTCCAAGATACAGATCGAATTACAGACAAGATGGATACTACAATAACCAAGATTATAACCAACAAGAGGGGTACGGATACACACAGCCGCAGTCGCAGCCACAATCACAACCAcataatcataatcataatcataatcatcatcCCCCATCTCATAATGCGCACGGAGCACATAGGCAGTCTTATTGGAGAGGTTCATACCATCCTTACCGTCATAACGATAATAGATACAACGCTAATCATAACTATAGAAGGTCTCCGCCCTCGCAACAGGATATGAgaacaccaacaccaacatCAGCAACACATCAGAATAGTCCATATACAGGTGCTGAAgagttcaacaaaaaatttgTCATACCTAAAGATGAAAGTCCTTTCCTGTATATGATACACTCTGCTGGCTCTAGGACAACAAAGCTTAAGGAGATCTATaaggaaaatgatgaaattgacaATAAGATAGAAGAGCTCAAGATAAAACTATTTAGAGATGAGCTTGAACTGGGTCTAATGAGTACCCAATGCGAGAAAGATGCACTAAATGTACAGCTAACGCAGGAGAAGCTTGACAGCTTACTAATGAACTGA
- the SSY1 gene encoding SPS-sensor component SSY1, whose amino-acid sequence MINKAAPGFFPEIRYELSDYNDVRHDDDPNCSIDTKLFDQMCQKIPSDIESSLQSDRFCLSRIYLAGNTSALSALNSTDFGQFKKNSDREYVLRNKLKEYLANSSESGIPLPQFNHLDTVLTRGYDVVRTQNRRWRNTITDLFNRKKRAGSRSSRYEFGVPQLDSLISTEIIDNVGPEVDFIDFKYEKNGITQIQEVATSSYNDDFTDDGYNNSNDKNNNNSDNSNGNNININKGKNRNATRRRTQRNVTLQRKLKIRHLQMISLGATIGVGLFLNSGRAFSIAGPMGAFLGFLYGAFVILATLFSFAEILAFIPMISGISGLCSRFVSDSFGFTVGWCHWLSYAVAFPSELIASAMMISYYKPFEKVATDNSHMAATITILIVVLTGINLLDVRIYGELEYIMSAFKLLVVVSLIILVIILNCGGFKNTSYIGFKFWTKNESPSPDITFGPFRPTYDLEDYGSGSRRGIGGFGGVILSCITCSVSSIFSYIGSEIGFIAAPEAQNPRKTVPSVTKRIFVRVVLFYLLSIFIVGTVIYAGDPRLLRILSDDRKSSDNSIESYMDVINKLGGMNCNSHFSNDNFFNESSNQSPWVIAFKSVKQCELANIINGVFVCIGISAASSQLYASSRTLYSMASQNKAPIVFTYCFKNGVPYTAVLFCGALGFLSLLCLDLRSTEALLLFVSIGSTGSVIMWLGMNLSFLRFYLALKRRPDIIDRNSKEYPYKSPFQPYLCIFGIVSTTLLLLMSGIQNFFVWKTSNFISSYMIIVIFVVLYVGYSIVRNSSIHHLEQIDLDSGRREMDRVLWIEDANYTLNVREVFHEIFSYV is encoded by the coding sequence ATGATAAACAAGGCAGCTCCTGGTTTTTTTCCTGAGATTCGATACGAGTTGTCGGATTACAACGATGTCCGACACGATGATGATCCTAATTGTTCAATAGATACCAAACTGTTTGATCAAATGTGTCAAAAAATACCGTCTGACATCGAATCTAGTCTTCAAAGTGATCGTTTTTGTCTTAGCAGGATATATTTAGCAGGAAACACATCTGCGTTATCAGCATTGAATTCAACAGACTTTGGGCAGTTTAAGAAGAACTCAGATAGAGAGTATGTTTTAAGGAATAAATTAAAGGAATACCTAGCTAATAGTTCGGAATCAGGGATTCCGTTACCACAGTTTAATCATTTAGATACAGTACTGACTAGGGGATATGACGTAGTAAGAACTCAAAATCGTCGTTGGCGGAATACCATAACAGACCTTTTCAATAGAAAAAAGCGTGCTGGTTCGAGAAGCAGCCGATATGAATTTGGTGTTCCTCAATTGGACTCTCTTATATCTACTGAAATAATAGACAATGTTGGGCCGGAGGTAGACTTCATCGATTTTAAATACGAAAAGAACGGAATCACTCAAATACAAGAGGTTGCGACAAGCAGTTATAACGATGATTTCACAGATGACGgttataataatagtaatgataaaaacaataataatagcGATAATAGTAACggtaataatattaatatcaataaaGGCAAGAATAGAAATGctacaagaagaaggaccCAGCGGAATGTAACTTTACAGCGGAAACTCAAGATACGACATCTTCAAATGATATCCTTGGGAGCAACAATAGGCGTAGGTTTATTCTTAAATTCAGGGAGAGCTTTTTCCATTGCCGGCCCTATGGGAGCTTTCTTGGGATTCTTGTACGGAGCTTTTGTGATCCTAGCCACATTATTCTCTTTCGCAGAGATTTTAGCATTTATTCCCATGATATCTGGTATATCTGGATTGTGCTCGCGTTTTGTTAGTGACTCGTTTGGTTTTACTGTAGGATGGTGTCATTGGTTATCGTATGCAGTAGCTTTTCCTTCGGAACTTATAGCTAGCGCTATGATGATATCGTATTATAAGCCATTCGAAAAAGTAGCAACTGATAACAGCCATATGGCTGCTACTATTACAATTTTAATTGTTGTGCTCACAGGCATAAATTTACTTGATGTAAGAATATACGGTGAGCTAGAATATATCATGAGTGCTTTCAAACTCCTAGTCGTAGTGAGCTTAATAATATTGGTTATCATATTAAACTGTGGTGGATTCAAAAACACTAGCTACATAGGTTTTAAGTTTTGGACAAAAAACGAATCGCCATCTCCAGATATCACATTTGGCCCATTTAGGCCAACGTATGACCTTGAAGATTATGGGTCTGGTTCTAGAAGAGGAATCGGGGGGTTTGGTGGGGTTATATTAAGCTGCATTACTTGCAGTGTTAGTTCTATCTTCTCTTATATTGGCAGTGAAATTGGGTTCATCGCTGCTCCTGAAGCTCAAAACCCAAGAAAAACAGTTCCAAGTGTTACTAAGAGAATATTTGTAAGAGTTGTGCTCTTTTACTTGCTTTCCATATTCATTGTCGGCACCGTGATCTATGCGGGTGATCCTAGGCTATTAAGAATATTATCTGATGATCGTAAAAGCTCCGATAATAGTATTGAAAGCTATATGGATGTTATCAATAAGCTTGGTGGTATGAATTGTAACAGTCACTTCTCAAACGATAACTTTTTTAACGAATCTTCCAATCAATCACCTTGGGTGATCGCGTTCAAATCTGTAAAACAGTGTGAGCTTGCTAACATTATCAATGGTGTTTTTGTGTGCATAGGAATATCTGCAGCAAGTTCTCAACTTTATGCTTCTAGTAGAACGCTGTATTCGATGGCTTCACAGAATAAGGCACCTATCGTTTTCACATATTGTTTCAAAAACGGAGTTCCTTACACAGCAGTCTTATTCTGTGGAGCTCTAGGCTTTCTGAGTCTATTGTGTTTGGATTTGAGAAGCACAGAGGCTCTTTTGCTCTTTGTTAGTATCGGAAGTACAGGATCAGTGATCATGTGGCTTGGAATgaatctttcatttttgagATTCTATCTCGCCCTCAAAAGACGTCCTGATATTATCGATCGGAATTCTAAAGAATATCCTTATAAATCACCATTTCAACCGTACCTATGCATCTTTGGAATTGTGTCCACTACACTACTTCTTCTGATGAGTGGCattcaaaacttttttgtttggaAGACATCGAACTTCATTTCATCGTATATGATAATAGTAATTTTTGTTGTACTATATGTTGGGTATAGTATTGTTCGCAACAGCTCAATTCACCATTTAGAGCAAATAGATCTGGATTCCGGCAGAAGGGAAATGGACAGGGTTCTTTGGATTGAAGACGCTAATTATACACTAAATGTTCGTGAGGTTTTTCACGAGATTTTCAGTTACGTGTga
- the ICS2 gene encoding Ics2p → MHSNMAQVANNSRASYYLSSTDYDFDFTNRYENSTGDSSMGDSNTSPLSAKNYTRKSHTRSSSSQSSSSHGSGDYILRSPIQLENNPVAIRMRNFSFPNFDVNSEIDPLADSESKRQCAPPGKDLLSKYHHRAMNSGQSSLGPGNSYPSSEESSPRRSANSRTCSSLSSFSVDAPILKGCAELSANPLQEHVHFENESENLFNQLRSYRIGSQVDSHSNSDKESHYDEADLQGLRSAFLRSSRKSSLENPGRQLQEFKKRQSLSRMSTSSIVTPQMSPQMSPRGTFHKRASAISDSQHTLLFDNSTFRLRKNSTSESEFSACSGELPKLFKIETTGYCNTYKKHSTVPSPKLTIENTKEQIRRNSNGHFENFHQFAKLNGIERRGSVFACLPETGDSVTDPKINLDFVTTFKMERPPRYRKYKTYFEKRLASTISEEGSSSQPSSDSSSSSSCYLYKEKNSNKDKDDEMLTLIDFLKTD, encoded by the coding sequence ATGCATTCTAATATGGCTCAAGTTGCGAACAACTCCCGTGCCAGCTATTATCTGTCGTCGACGGATTATGATTTCGATTTTACTAATCGTTATGAGAATTCTACAGGCGATTCTAGTATGGGAGATTCAAACACAAGCCCTCTGTCGGCAAAGAATTACACAAGAAAGTCTCATACCAGGAGCTCCTCATCGCAGTCCAGTTCTAGTCACGGAAGCGGGGATTACATTCTAAGATCACCCATACAGTTGGAAAACAATCCAGTGGCTATTCGCATGCGAAACTTCAGCTTTCCCAACTTCGACGTCAATTCGGAAATTGACCCACTAGCCGACTCTGAATCAAAGAGACAATGTGCTCCCCCAGGGAAAGATCTGTTATCTAAATACCATCACAGGGCAATGAACTCTGGTCAGAGCTCTCTAGGACCTGGAAATTCCTATCCAAGTTCAGAGGAATCTTCTCCCAGAAGAAGCGCAAATTCAAGAACCTGTTCTAGCTTGTCATCATTTTCAGTGGATGCCCCAATCCTTAAAGGGTGTGCAGAACTGTCTGCAAATCCATTGCAAGAACATGTACACTTTGAAAACGAAAGTGAAAACTTATTCAATCAACTTAGAAGCTATCGGATTGGCTCGCAAGTTGATTCTCATAGCAACAGCGACAAAGAGTCCCATTATGACGAAGCTGACCTCCAGGGATTGAGATCTGCCTTCCTGCGGAGTAGTAGAAAATCGAGCTTGGAAAATCCAGGCAGACAGTTGCAGGAATTCAAAAAGAGGCAATCTCTCTCACGCATGTCAACATCATCAATAGTAACTCCTCAGATGTCGCCTCAGATGTCTCCAAGAGGGACTTTCCATAAAAGAGCATCTGCAATTTCTGATTCTCAACACACACTATTATTCGATAATTCCACCTTTAGGTTGAGGAAGAATTCAACTTCGGAGTCTGAGTTTTCGGCCTGTAGCGGCGAATTACCgaaattgttcaagatcGAGACAACAGGCTATTGCAACACATACAAGAAACATTCAACAGTGCCTTCGCCCAAATTGACCATTGAAAACACAAAAGAGCAAATCCGCAGAAACTCGAATGGtcattttgaaaatttcCACCAATTTGCAAAGCTGAATGGGATCGAAAGGCGTGGATCAGTGTTTGCCTGTTTACCGGAAACTGGTGACAGCGTAACCGATCCAAAAATCAATTTGGACTTTGTTACAACTTTTAAGATGGAAAGACCTCCACGATACAGAAAATACAAAACGTACTTCGAAAAAAGATTAGCATCCACTATATCGGAAGAAGGCTCGAGCTCACAGCCTTCAAGTGattcatcatcgtcttcttcatgctatttatataaagaaaaaaactcGAACAAAGATAAGGATGACGAAATGTTGACGTTGATAGACTTTTTGAAGACCGATTAG
- the CSH1 gene encoding mannosylinositol phosphorylceramide synthase catalytic subunit CSH1 — MRKELWYMVYSHLVILVFLLYMTFDLLTLVVDNTFSDALTSTDLNPPETAEPRAQLIPKIIHQTYKTEDIPAHWKDGQRKCIDLHPDYNYILWTDQKSRQFIQEEYPWFLETFDGYKYPIQRADAIRYFVLSHFGGIYIDLDDGCERRLDPLLTVPAFVRKTTPTGVSNDVMGSVPRHPFFLKVLESLQRYDNNWLIPYLTIMLSTGPLFVSLIWKQYKRWGVPENGVVRIMLPSDYKMHETSFFAISEGSSWHLNDAHFIKALANYIPLCVVLGFALAFFIMYLEYRVLCWLVTGGAWSRFCNNVLYTLGLSRSRTGNDSMELAQFRRLRKDSNLPINICIPDLEKQDPKFTDLSQ; from the coding sequence ATGAGAAAAGAACTATGGTATATGGTGTACTCACACCTTGTTATCCTGGTTTTTCTGCTATATATGACGTTTGACCTACTGACTTTGGTAGTTGACAACACTTTTTCCGATGCGCTTACAAGCACAGACTTGAACCCACCAGAGACGGCCGAGCCACGCGCCCaattgattccaaaaattATCCATCAAACTTACAAGACGGAAGATATCCCAGCGCACTGGAAGGATGGCCAGCGCAAGTGCATAGATTTGCACCCAGACTACAATTACATTTTATGGACTGACCAGAAGTCCAGACAGTTTATCCAGGAGGAGTACCCTTGGTTTTTGGAGACGTTCGACGGCTATAAGTACCCAATCCAAAGAGCAGATGCCATCAGATACTTTGTGCTATCTCACTTTGGAGGTATCTACATCGATTTGGACGATGGTTGCGAGCGTAGGTTGGATCCATTGCTTACTGTACCGGCTTTCGTGAGAAAGACCACTCCTACGGGTGTGTCGAACGATGTCATGGGTAGTGTTCCAAGACATCCGTTCTTTTTAAAAGTTTTAGAGTCTTTGCAAAGATACGATAACAACTGGTTGATTCCATACCTTACCATCATGTTGTCCACTGGACCCCTATTCGTCTCATTGATTTGGAAACAGTACAAGAGATGGGGTGTGCCAGAAAATGGTGTTGTCAGAATTATGTTACCCTCTGATTACAAGATGCATGAGACTTCTTTTTTCGCTATCTCCGAAGGTTCTTCATGGCATTTAAATGATGCCCATTTCATCAAGGCGCTAGCGAACTACATTCCATTGTGCGTTGTCTTGGGTTTCGCACTCGCATTTTTCATCATGTATCTGGAATACCGCGTGTTGTGCTGGTTGGTCACTGGAGGTGCTTGGTCCAGGTTCTGCAATAACGTCCTATACACTTTGGGTCTATCACGCTCTCGTACTGGTAACGACAGCATGGAACTGGCTCAATTTAGAAGACTAAGAAAAGATTCTAACCTACCGATCAATATCTGCATTCCTGACCTCGAAAAGCAAGATCCTAAATTCACGGATTTGAGTCAATAG
- the AMN1 gene encoding Amn1p, which produces MSCGTSVNTKRTRYEDFNPIEDGDNCESPLKKCSKRFQKWSLSIATPQSSPVKTFALKRKSKSLDEELIIGSPVKFGCDTNVLNAEFQGLTLENSLSVSEASSNHANLTSPVFCIPELLHRIFKLLNPESLYNCSKVNPLWAAVASRIINQDLVIQPHSISGDLRIVEQDNMVHPQSLTFYKLKQQKLFIDTQFPHINFSRLNSLNFYISPVIPMVFDKLVVPNNVTKLTIAGDKRISDIELITLIKGLPNLIELDLRACSQISDVSIVSIVTHCPKLQSINLGRHDNPHLITDLTVMALCELENLTTVGLSGCTNISDVSIWQLYNKHSTTLVRLSINGCKQITDNSIVDIVTKNGFPNLSVLDIRNCSLIRFKRLIEYRLWRYEVAEKPIHIHISDSMQQEFELQERQLYKEFRARIRNDLNKWVNE; this is translated from the coding sequence ATGTCCTGTGGCACTAGCGTCAACacgaaaagaacaaggtaTGAAGATTTCAATCCGATAGAGGATGGTGATAATTGTGAGTCCCCTTTGAAAAAATGCAGTAAACGCTTCCAGAAATGGTCACTATCCATTGCAACTCCACAGTCGTCTCCTGTGAAGACGTTTGccttgaaaagaaaatcaaaatcactagatgaagaattgattATTGGATCTCCAGTAAAATTTGGATGTGACACCAATGTACTTAATGCTGAATTCCAAGGTTTGACTTTAGAAAATTCCTTATCTGTGTCAGAAGCTTCTAGCAACCATGCCAATCTTACAAGTCCTGTATTCTGTATTCCAGAACTATTGCATCGCATATTCAAGCTCTTGAACCCTGAGTCTCTCTACAATTGCTCGAAAGTTAATCCTTTATGGGCTGCAGTTGCGTCAAGAATTATTAACCAAGACTTGGTAATCCAGCCACATTCAATATCAGGAGATTTGAGGATTGTCGAACAAGATAACATGGTTCATCCACAGAGTTTAACTTTTTATAAGTTaaagcaacaaaaactaTTCATTGATACACAATTCCCGCATATTAATTTTTCGAGGCTTAACTCACTTAATTTCTACATTAGCCCAGTAATACCAATGGTCTTTGACAAACTCGTCGTCCCAAACAATGTCACAAAACTGACTATAGCTGGGGATAAGAGAATTTCCGATATCGAATTGATCACGTTGATTAAGGGACTGCCAAATTTGATAGAATTAGACCTACGTGCATGCTCTCAGATCAGTGACGTGTCTATAGTGTCAATTGTCACGCATTGTCCTAAATTACAAAGTATAAACCTGGGCAGACATGACAATCCCCACCTAATCACAGACTTGACAGTCATGGCACTATGCGAGCTAGAAAACCTAACCACTGTAGGACTTTCTGGTTGCACCAATATTTCGGATGTGTCGATATGGCAATTGTATAACAAGCATTCAACAACGCTGGTCCGTTTGTCTATAAATGGGTGCAAGCAAATAACAGATAACAGCATCGTCGATATCGTTACGAAAAATGGATTCCCCAATTTATCTGTATTGGACATTCGAAACTGCTCTCTAATAAGATTCAAAAGACTGATAGAATATAGGCTCTGGAGATATGAAGTAGCAGAAAAACCAATTCATATACATATTAGTGACTCCATGCAACAGGAATTTGAATTGCAAGAGCGTCAACTCTATAAGGAATTCAGGGCTCGCATCAGAAATGATTTGAACAAGTGGGTTAATGAATAA